DNA from Agathobaculum sp. NTUH-O15-33:
GGGCGCAGCTTGGCCAGACCCTCGAGCGTGGTCTGCGGACGGCAGTGCTCGTCGGTGTCGAATACGACCTCGGTCTTCTTCTGCTTGACGGTGATCGGAACGATCTCGTCCTTGAAGCGGCCGGTCTCGATGGCCTTGGCGGCCTTCATCTGGGAATCGTAGCCGATCTGATCCTGCATCTCGCGGGTGATGCCGTACTTCTCGGCAACGTTTTCCGCGGTGATGCCCATGTGGTACTGGTTAAATACGTCGAACACGCCGTCGTAAACCATCATGTCCACGAACTTGACGTCGTTCATACGAGCGCCCCAGCGCATGTTGCGGGAGATGTACGGCGCGCCGGACATGGATTCGCAGCCGCCGACCAGCATCAGCTGGTTTTCGCCGGAACGGATGACCTGAGCGCCCAGCGAGATCGCGCGCATGGAGGATGCGCAGACCTTGTTCAGCGTCATAGCCGGGGTGGTGAGGGGCAGGCCCGCGCCCACCATAACCTGACGGGCTACGTTCTGGCCCACGCCGCCCTGCAATACCTGACCGAACAGGACTTCGTTGATCGCGGCCTTGTCTACGCCGGCGCGCTCGATGGCGGCGTTAGCGGCGGCAATACCGAGCTGAGCGGCGGGCACGTCGCGCAGAGCGCCGCCATAGGTGCCGATCGCGGTGCGGGCGGCAGAACAGATGTAAACGTTCATTGATGGTTTCTCCTTTTCTTCTCTCATACGGGCGCCGGAGGGTGACCGGCGCGTTTTAAACATATGGAAATGGGTCACATCGTTAATATTTTATCAAATTATTTTCAATTTGCAAGGGGTTTTGAAAAAGTATGTGAAAAGATTAACAACATACCCATAACCTTCACAGAATAGATGCAAGATAGGCCAGCAATACGAGCGGCTTTTACTCGTGCTTCAAGCCCATCAGCTCATCCTTGAAGATGCGCTCGTCCATGGTCTTCAGATCGTCGGCGATCTTGGGGACGAACTCCATCTGGTCGAGGATCTGGGTTTTCAGATCGATGCCGGGCGCGATTTCTACCAGCGTGACGCCTTCATGGCGCAGCTCGAACACGCAGCGCTCGGTGATGTACAGAACGGGCTGGTGCACCTTGTTGGCGTAATCGCCGGAGAAGGTGATGTGCTCGACCGAATTAACAAACTTCTTCTTCGCGCCCTCCTGCGTGATGACGAGCTTGCCGTCGACACAGTCGGTCTTGAGGCCCTTGGCCGTGAAGGTACCGCAGTAAACGACCTTCTTGGCGTTTTGGGTGATATCGATGAAGCCGCCGGCGCCGGCCAGACGGGTGCCGAACTTGGAAACGTTCAGGTCGCCGTTGGGCGCGGTCTCCGCAAGGCCGAGGAACGCAACGTCAAGGCCGCCGCCCTGATAGAAGTCGAACTGTACGTTGTGCGGGATGATGCACATCGCGTTCGCCGCGGCGCCGAACTGGGTACCGCCGTAGGGAACGCCCGCGATGGAGCCTGCCTCCACGGTCAGCGTCATGTTATCGGAAATGCCTTCTTCTGCGGCGACGTTGGCGATCTTTTCAGGCGCGCCGGTGCCGAGGTTGACGATCGCGTCCTTGGGCAGCTCCATGGCGGCGCGGCGGGCGATGATCTTCTTCGCGTCCATCGGGATGGGCGGAATCGCGTCCACGGGGATGCGGAACTCGCCGGTCAGCGCGCCGTCATACGGCATGCCGAGGCACTGCATGTTCTCTTCGTCCGAACCGACGACGACGGAATCGACGTAGATGCCGGGAATCGCCACGAGCTTGGGATCGAGCGTGCCGCCCTGCACGATCTTTTCGACCTGCACGATGACCTTGCCGCCCGAGTTCTTGCACGCCTGCGCCATCGCGGTGACGTCCAGCGGGCCGATCTCTCTATGTACGGTGCAGTTGCCGTATTCGTCGCAGTAGGAGCCGCGCAGGAACACGACGTTGATCGGGAAGCCCTTGTACAGCAGGCGCTCCTCGCCCTCGATGTTGACGATCTTGACGAGGTCCTCGGTGGTGCAGTCGTTGAGCTTGCCGCCGCCGTTGCGGGGATCGGCAAAGGTGTACAGGCCGACGTGGGTGATGGTGCCGATGTTGTGGGCGGCGATATCGCGGTACATATGCGAGATAACGCCCTGCGGCAGGTTGTAGGCTTCGATCTTGTTCGCAAGCGCCAGATCGCCCAGCTTGGGCGCGCGGTCCCAGTGGCCGCCGATGACGCGCTTTACCATGCCTTCATGGCCGTAGTGGTCGCCGCCGGTGCCGTCGCGGTGGCCCTGACCGGCCGCAAAGAACAGGGTCAGGTTGCTGGGGTGTCCGGTCTCCAAAAAGCGCTTTTCCAGCGCGCCGGAGAGGGCCTCCGGGCAGGCGCAGCTTACAAAGCCGCCGGTGGCGATGGTATCGCCGTCCTGTACCTTCAGGGCGGCTTCCTCCGCTGTGATGATGCTTACTTTCTTCATCTTTATCATCCTCCTCTTTTGTCAGACGGAATCTGCTTTATTTGTTCTATGACAGCCGGGACGTCGGCCGCGTTTTCGATGAGCAAACGCCGGTCGGCGTCTATTTCCTCATAGCGGTATTCGCAGCCGGTGCAGCCCCGGATGATCAGCAGTACGTCGTAATGTACGCCGTCCCTCGGCAGTTCAAAGACGGCGGCTTGAGATAGGGAGGTGCGCACGGCGTCATAGGCCTTGCCGCGGTCATACCGCGGGTTGCAGCCGCCGCAGAATTTTACGGTGCAGCGCAGCATGGCGCCAATTTCCCCCTTTTACAGTGGTTTCAGTATGGAAAACAGCCGGTTCGCCGCCTTCCACACCGCCCCCACTGTCGTGTAACTGCAAACATAGGCACCCACAGAAGAGCTCCATGAGTGCCTATGGGGTAGGGCCGTGTTCATCAGACGGCCCTGCAGGAAGATCAGTCGATACGAGCGATCTTCTTCGCCAGTTCCTTCTTCATTTCGAGGTTGGACTGACGGGCAATCATGATGCGCTGTGCCTGCGGCGAGCCGGCGCCGTGCATGGACTCGGGCAGGTAGCCGACAGCGGCGGTGCCCATGGTCATGTTTTCGATCAGGCGCAGTACGCGCATGCGGTCCTCGGTCGGAACGGAGGCGACGCCGCGGCAATACTTATCGATGTAGTCATGCAGCTTGGGGTTGCGGTAGTCCGCCTCGGAGGGCAGGGTAACCATCAGGCCGCCCGCCAGATCCTGCGCCAGACGCGCGATCTCGTACGGGAAACGCGTGACGTTCTGCTTGCAGACGTTGGCCAGCAGCAGATCGATCAGGTAGTTGCCGGACTTGGTCTTGGTGCCCTGAGAAGAGCACGCGATACCGCAGCAGTACAGCGTTTCGTTCAGGTGGGTCATTTCGATCAGCTTATCCTTGACGTGGCTGGCCTTGGCGGAACCCGCCATGTCGCCCGCCAGCGCGGTAGCGCCGATCAGCACGTCGCCCACGCCGACCTTGCAGCCGCCGTAGGACTGACGGTGGTAGCCCGCGAAGCGCTCGACGATCATGCCGGCGAACTTGATCTCGCCGTTGAGGAAGATGCGATCGTTCGGTACGAATACGTGGTCGAAGATAACGAGCACTTCGTGGCCGCCGTATACCTTGTTGCCCACGTCGATGTCGTTATACTCCTCGATCTTGCGGGTGTCGCAGGACTGGCGGCCGTAGATCAGCGTGATGCCGTCGGAATCGGTCGGGATCGCAAAGGAGATCGCGTAGTCCTCGTCGCCCTCGCGCATGGCGATGGTGGGCATAACGAGCACTTCGTGGGAGTTGATGTAACCGGTCTGGTGCGCCTTCGCGCCGGTGACGTACACGCCGTCGGCGGTGCGCTCTACCACGTGCAGGAACAGGTCGGGATCGGCCTGCTGCGAGGGGGACAGGCTGCGGTCGCCCTTGACGTCGGTCATCGCGCCGTCAACGCCCAGATCCTCGTCCTGTACGCGGGTCAGGAACTTCACAAAATTCTCATGGTACTTGGTGCCGCAGGCCTCATCGATCTCGAAGGTGGAGGAGTAAACGGCGTTCATGGCGTCCATGCCCACGCAGCGCTGGAAGCAGGCCGCGGTCTTCTGACCGAGCAGGCGCTGCATCTTCACCTTTTTAACCAGATCGTCGGTGGACTGGTGCATGTGGGTGAAGCGGTTGATCTTGTGGCCGGTCAGGTGGCTGGTGGCGGTCATTAGATCTTCGTACTGCGGGTCCTCGGCCAGCTCATAGGTGGCGGCAAAGGAATTGAGCGAGGGACGCATGATCGGGTTCTCGGTCGGGTTCTCAACCTTTTCGCCAAAAACGTACAGGTTAAAGTTGAGCTTCTTCAGAGACTCGATATACTGGTCTTTCGTCATCATAATATA
Protein-coding regions in this window:
- a CDS encoding acetyl-CoA C-acetyltransferase translates to MNVYICSAARTAIGTYGGALRDVPAAQLGIAAANAAIERAGVDKAAINEVLFGQVLQGGVGQNVARQVMVGAGLPLTTPAMTLNKVCASSMRAISLGAQVIRSGENQLMLVGGCESMSGAPYISRNMRWGARMNDVKFVDMMVYDGVFDVFNQYHMGITAENVAEKYGITREMQDQIGYDSQMKAAKAIETGRFKDEIVPITVKQKKTEVVFDTDEHCRPQTTLEGLAKLRPAFKKDGGTVTAGNASGINDAGAAMIIASEDYVKANGLKPLAKVRSFGSVGCDPSIMGIGPIESTRQALSRAGLTVADLDLIESNEAFAAQAAAVNRELGFDMEKVNVNGGAIALGHPIGAAGCRITTTLIYEMIKRDLTIGLATMCIGGGMGEAIIVERDELCK
- a CDS encoding acyl CoA:acetate/3-ketoacid CoA transferase; protein product: MKKVSIITAEEAALKVQDGDTIATGGFVSCACPEALSGALEKRFLETGHPSNLTLFFAAGQGHRDGTGGDHYGHEGMVKRVIGGHWDRAPKLGDLALANKIEAYNLPQGVISHMYRDIAAHNIGTITHVGLYTFADPRNGGGKLNDCTTEDLVKIVNIEGEERLLYKGFPINVVFLRGSYCDEYGNCTVHREIGPLDVTAMAQACKNSGGKVIVQVEKIVQGGTLDPKLVAIPGIYVDSVVVGSDEENMQCLGMPYDGALTGEFRIPVDAIPPIPMDAKKIIARRAAMELPKDAIVNLGTGAPEKIANVAAEEGISDNMTLTVEAGSIAGVPYGGTQFGAAANAMCIIPHNVQFDFYQGGGLDVAFLGLAETAPNGDLNVSKFGTRLAGAGGFIDITQNAKKVVYCGTFTAKGLKTDCVDGKLVITQEGAKKKFVNSVEHITFSGDYANKVHQPVLYITERCVFELRHEGVTLVEIAPGIDLKTQILDQMEFVPKIADDLKTMDERIFKDELMGLKHE
- a CDS encoding 4-hydroxyphenylacetate 3-hydroxylase family protein; the protein is MMTKDQYIESLKKLNFNLYVFGEKVENPTENPIMRPSLNSFAATYELAEDPQYEDLMTATSHLTGHKINRFTHMHQSTDDLVKKVKMQRLLGQKTAACFQRCVGMDAMNAVYSSTFEIDEACGTKYHENFVKFLTRVQDEDLGVDGAMTDVKGDRSLSPSQQADPDLFLHVVERTADGVYVTGAKAHQTGYINSHEVLVMPTIAMREGDEDYAISFAIPTDSDGITLIYGRQSCDTRKIEEYNDIDVGNKVYGGHEVLVIFDHVFVPNDRIFLNGEIKFAGMIVERFAGYHRQSYGGCKVGVGDVLIGATALAGDMAGSAKASHVKDKLIEMTHLNETLYCCGIACSSQGTKTKSGNYLIDLLLANVCKQNVTRFPYEIARLAQDLAGGLMVTLPSEADYRNPKLHDYIDKYCRGVASVPTEDRMRVLRLIENMTMGTAAVGYLPESMHGAGSPQAQRIMIARQSNLEMKKELAKKIARID